The genome window CCCGAAAAAACGATTGCTGGCTGGCTGTGGATAACACGTGGGCGTCGGGTTTGATATACAAACCGCTCACCTTGGGCGCCGACATTTCCATTCTTGCGGCCACCAAATATCTGGGCGGACACGCCGACGTCATGATGGGCGCGGTTGTCACCAACGACCGCGCCTGGCGGGCGCTGGAACGGGCCACGATAGATTTCGGCCAGACGGTTGGCGCCGACGATGCGTTCCTGGTGCTGCGCGGAATCCGGTCGTTGCCTCTACGCATGGCGCAGCACGCCCGCAATGCCATGCAGGTGGCGACATGGCTGCTGGATCGTCCAGAGGTGGCGCGCGTGCTGTGTCCGGCCTTGCCCGGCGATCCCTCACATGCGATCTGGCGGCGCGATTGCAGCGGCGCCAACGGGCTGTTGACCATCGAACTGTCAGCTGCCTTCAACAATGCGGACGCCGAGCGTCTGATCGACAGTTTGCAGTTGTTCGGCATCGGCGCATCTTGGGGCGGCTTTGAAAGCCTGGCCGTCCCGGTGCAGTTGAACACCACGCGTTCCTTGCCCAGCGCTACGCCTCACGGCGCCATGTTCCGTTTACATATCGGCCTGGAAGATCCTGAAGATTTGATCGGTGATCTTGAACAAGGCTTGTCCACACTGACTCACTCCCCCCGTTCCATTCGAATTTCATGATGCCTTCCATTTCCGATCAAGCTTTCGCCACCATCGACTCGCACACGCTAAAACAATGGTTGCACGACGGGCGCGAAATCGCGCTGCTGGATGTACGCGAACACGGCCAATACGGTGAGTCGCATCTGTTCTATGCCGCGCCCGTACCGTACAGCCGGATCGAGGTCGACATTGTGCGTCTTGCGCCCCGGCGCGACGTCCGTGTCGTTGTGTACGACAACGGTGGCTTGGACGACACGGCTGCGCGGGCCGCCCGTGCGCTGGCTGCACTGGGCTATACGCAGGTGCACGGCCTGGCTGGCGGCATCGCGCAATGGCAGCAAGACGGTTATGCCGCATTTGCCGGGGTGAACGTACCCAGCAAGACGTTCGGTGAACTGGCGGAAGAAGTTTTCCACACCCCTCGCATCGGCGCCCGCGAATTGGCCGCGCGCCAGCAGCGTGGCGACGATCTGATCGTGCTGGACGGCAGGCCTTATGCCGAATATCAAAAGATGAGCATTCCCGGCGGCGTGTGCTGCCCGAACGGGGAGCTGGCGCTACGCGCCCACACGCTGGCAAAGAATCCGAAGACCACCATTGTGGTGAACTGCGCTGGCCGCACGCGCAGCATCATCGGCGCGCAGACTCTCATCAATCTGGGCGTGCCCAACCCGGTCTATGCACTGGAAAACGGCACGCAGGGCTGGTACCTGGAAGACCTGCAACTGGACCATGGCGCGCGCCGCCGCTATGACGACCACATCGATCAGGCAGCCGTGCCCGCACTTGCCGCGCGCTCAGCGCAACTAGCCGAACGTCATGGTGTGCCGTATGTGAATGCGGATACGGTGCAAGCCTGGTTGAGCGACGCGGCCCGAAGCACGTTCCTGTGCGACGTGCGTAGCGCAAACGAGCATGCGCAAGGTTCTTTGCCTGGCGCGCAGCACACGCCGGGCGGGCAACTGATTCAGGCAACCGATCAATATCTGGCCGTGCGCGGCGCACGCATAGTTGTTTTTGATGACGAGGGCGTGCGTGCCCCCGTCGTTGCCAGCTGGTTGCGTCAGATGGGCTGGGACGCCACCGTGCTGAAAGAGGGGGTGAAAGCATCGCTGACGCACCCCGTTGCGCAGGTGAGCACGCCAGCGTTGACCAATCTGTCCGATGCAGGCCTGGCCGCAGTGCTGGCGGATGGCGCGCAACTCATTGATATCCGCCCCAGCATGCAATACCGCGCCAGCCATATTGCCGGTGCGCGCTGGGGAGTGCGGCCACGTCTGGACCAGCTGAATCTGGACACGACGCGTCCAGTGATTCTGCTGGCGGAAGACGAAGCGCTGGCCGCCTGGGCCGCCGGCGACCTCCGCGCGTCGGGTGTGAAGGACATCAAGGTGAATACAGGCACGCCAGACAGCTGGACCGAGCACGCTATTGCCCTGGAATCCACGCCAGCCGAACCGGCTGACAGCGACTGCATTGACTATCTGTTCTTCGTCCATGACCGGCATGACGGCAACAAGGCGGCGGCGCGCCAGTACTTGGCCTGGGAAACCAATCTGGTCAAACAGATCGACGAACGCGAACGCGCGGCCTACCGGTTTCCCGCGCACGGATAGCCCGGCCGCCGCGACAGCCCGCAGAGGCTGAGCGGCAACCAACACGCATCAAGCAGATCAACACGCCCCGGCGGCTTTCGCCGGCGGGGCGCGGACGGTTCATGGCGAACCGGAACGCAAAGGACGGCCGAGTATCCGGCCGCCAACACAAGGGGAAGTCCAAATGAAGCAACCTGCATTGCACGCTTGCAAGACAGCCGCCGTGGTCATGGCTGGTCTGTTATGGGGTTCGGCCGTTCACGCCCAAGCGCAGTCTCAGTCACTGACGCCGCTGGCTGACTATCCCAAGCAGGCCATTACCGTGGTGTCGCCGTTTCCTCCCGGGGGCGGCAACGATGGGGTGGCGCGCCTGATCGCCCAAGAACTTGGCACCATCATTGGTCAGAGCGTCGTGGTTGAAAACCGCTCCGGGGCGGGCGGCAATGTTGGCACGGCGCAGGTGTCGCGTGCCAAGCCAGATGGTTATACGCTGGTGATGTCGCAGACCAGCGTGATGGCAGTCAATCCCCGTTTGTACAAAAACGTAGGCTTTGATCCGGTAAAGGACTTTGTACCGATCTCGCAGATCACGTCTGCGCCGCTGGTGCTGGTCGCCCGTACGGAAAGCCCGTACAAAAGCATGAACGACTACCTGGATGCCGCGCGCAAGCAGCCCGGCATCATCACCTATGCCACGCCTGGCAACGGCACGATGAGCCATCTGATGGGCGCGCTGGTGTCGAAGAAGGCGGGCGTGACCCTGGTGCATGTGCCGTATCGCGGGGCGGCGCCCGCCATCACCGATTTGATGGGAGGCACGGTAGACATGTTGATCACGTCGCCTGCTTCCGCTGAACCCATGGTGGCAGCCGGCAAGCTGCGCATCTTGGCCCTAAGCCACGAAAACAGCATCGGCATCTTCAAGGGGGCGCCAACGCTTAAACAGAGCGGATTGGACGGCATCACTGCGGATGACTGGTATGGCTTGTTCGCGCCTGCCGGTACTCCGCCCGATCGTGTGGCGTACCTGGCGCAAGCGGTGACTCAAGCGATGAAATCCCCCAACGTGATCGCCAAGATCAACAGTGGCGGCAGCTGGCCTGTTGGCAGTCAGCCGGCCGCGTTCAAGACGCGCCTGCAAGAAGACACGGTCTATTGGGCCGATATGGTGAAAACTGCTGGCGTCTCGCTGGACTGACGCTGGGTCCGGAGGCTGGGTCCGGAGGCTGGGGCCGGGGCGTGATGCCGCCGGCCGGCCGTCAGACCGCCAGAGTATTGCCGACGGCAGCGGTTAGCGCCTCGTAGCCGGGTGATTTTTGCGCACTGGTGTTGGTCACCAGATGGTCGACGCGATCGGCCGCGCAGTAGGACACGCGGCTGCACAGTCCAATCTTGCTGAAGTCGGCCAGCAGCACCAGTTGCTTGGCATTCGCAGTCATCGCGCGAGCCACCTCGGCCTCGCGCAAGTCGTAGTTGGTTGCGCCGCATTCCGCATCTATGCCTACCGGCGACAGCAATGCCAGATCCGCCCGGTAGCGGTGGATCTCGGCAATGGTGATGTCTCCCCCCGTGGCGCATACCGGGCCATCGACAGAGCCGCCGAGCATGATCAGCTGATTGGCGCCGTTGCCCGCCGCGCCCACCTTCAAGGCCACATCGAATGAATTGGTGATGATGGTCAGCCCCGACAACTTGGCCAGTTCGTCCGCCAGCACGCTGGTCGTGCTGCCTGCATCCAGAAACAAGGTCTGCCCGCTGGCGACCAGTCCCACTGCCGCGCGCGCAATGGCGCGCTTGTATTTGACCCGTGTGTGCACGCGTTCGGCGATGGGCGGCTCGCTATGCACCGGTACAGCGCCGCCATGCACGCGCCGCAACTCGCCCATGGCTTCCAGTTCAAGCAGGTCCCGCCTGACGGTTTCACGCGATACGCCGAGTTCACCGACGATACGGTCTGTCGATACCTGCTGCAATGAAGACAGCAGGGCGCGGATTCTCTGGTACCGCTCTTCTTGCCACATATCTGATGCTTCCTAATCTATCTCCGCCGCCGCGCAGCCCCGGCGATCAACGCGCGCAGCATCAGCAGAGAACCTCCCACGACCAGCATGATAAGCGTTGAATACGCCGCAGCCTGGGATACGAATCCGGCTTCGTCCAGCCGCAGCACAGAGACCGGCGCCACGCTGACTGACGGAGTCACCAGAAAGATCACGGCCGACAAGGTCACCATCGAACGCATGAACAGAAAGAAGAACACGCCCAGCACGGTTGGCCCGATCAGCGGCAGCACGGTGTCGCGCAGTACATGCAGCGTGCCGCCGCCCAGGCAACTGACCGCTTCTTCCAGCGCCTGCGGCACGGCGCGCATCCCCGTCATCATCGTCAGGAAGCCCTGCGTGTGATAGTGGTAGAAATTGCAAAGCGCGATCAGCGCGGCGCTGCCATACAGTGCGTACAGAGGCGTTCCGGGTGAATTGAACGCAAAGATGTATGACAGCCCCAGCACCAGTCCCGGAACGCCCACCGGCAGCACCGACATCAAATACACCATCTTCGCCCAGCCCCGCGGAATGCGGCACACGCCAAAGCACAGGAAGAACAGCAGCAGCACGCCGCCGCCCGCCGCAGCCAGCGATAGGTACAGCGACGTCCACAGTGGCGCGTAACCGCCGCTGACAGTGATGTCGTAATGCTTGAGCGTCCATTCCATGCGATAAGGCCAGAGCCGCATGAAGCTTGCAAAGATGACTGTCGCGACCGTCAGGATGATCGTGCTGCAAGCCAGCAGCACGCCAATGGTGAAGACCGTGTCGCGTCCGCGGGCGGGCTGCGGCGTCACTCTTAGCCCGCTGGGTGATGCCGATCCAAACTGGCGCTGCGAGGCCACACGTTCGATCTGCACCGAGATCAGCGAAGGCAGCAACAACAAGATGCCCACCACCGATCCCATGCCAAAGTTCATTTGGCCGGACACCTGGCTGTAGATCTCTGTTGCCAGTACCCGGTAATTACCCCCGATCACTGCGGCGTTGCCGAAGTCCGTGATGGTGATGACAAACACCACGAAACCGGCACTAAGCAAACCGAACTTGCAGTTGGGCAGGGTCAGGTCAAAGAACTGCCGCGTGCTGGACGCGCCCATGACTTCGGCCGCGTCGTAATAGCGGGCGTCCATGTTGCGCAACGCCGCCTGCAGGATCAGCACAGCTTGGGGCAGGGCGTAGAACACGTTCGAGATCAACAAGCCCCAGAATCCGTAGATATCGATTTCCCACCCGGTCCATCGATGCACGAGTCCGTTGCGTCCCAGGATAAAGATCAGGCCCAGGCCCTGCACAAGCGAAGGCGCCAGCAGGGGCAGCACCAGCGCCAACTGCACAATGCGTTTGCCCCGCATACAGCTGCGGTCCAGGCCATAGGCGATTGCGAAACCCAGCACGACACTGATGACGGTGGTGGCGGCGCTCATCGCCAGACTGTTCACGGTCGCCGTCAGAATGCCGCGCGTCGCAAACACCTCGGCATAGTTGCCCAAACCCACCGAGCCATCTTTCTCGATCAGGCTGCGCCAGGCAACGCAAGCCAAGGGATAGAGAAAAAACAGTGCCAAGCCAGCCAAAGGAATCGCGACGCAGGTCCATAGCAAAAGGCGGTCCGCTGTCCAGGGGGCGCGGCCGGCTGGCGCTGCAATGGCTGCACCGGCGTGCAGGGTGCTCATGCGATGTTCCTTGGCGCTGTCATGCGCTGACCCATGCGCACAGTGCCGGATCGGTTTCCAGCCGCACCGCCGCTCCGCGCGACAGGCCCGCCGCGCCATGCTGTTCAACGACAAGTTCGCGTCCCAGCCACGCCACGCGCAAACGGGTGAGATTTCCCATAAAGGTCATGTCCTGCACCCGTCCGGGACCTTGCTCGTCGGCGGCGATGCGCAGGTTCTCCGGGCGCAGGCAAGCCTCAAATCGTTCACCGTTCCCGTCTGGCCGGGTCGCCAGCAGTTCAGGCATGGCCTGGCTTACCCAATCCGTGGGCAGCAGATTGCTCAGTCCCACAAAGTTCGCGACGAATCGCGTGCGGGGCCGCAAGTACAGGTCGGAGGGCGAGCCTACTTGCTCAATACGCCCCTCGTTCATGCACACAATCTTATCGGCCAGCGTCAGCGCTTCTTCCTGGTCGTGCGTGACCATGACCGTGGGGATTTTCAGCCGTCGTTGTACATCGTGGATTTCGGCCCGCATATCGGTCCGCACTCGGGCATCCAGCGCCGACAGCGGTTCGTCCAGCAAAATCAGCGCCGGGTCCACGGCCAGCGCGCGCGCCAGCGCGACGCGTTGCTGCTGGCCTCCCGACAGTTGATGCGGATAGTGCGGCGCATAGTCGGGCAGCTTGATCAGCGTCAGCAGTTCCTGCACTCGCGTGGCAATTCGCTCTCGTGATTCGCCGCGTATGCGCAAACCGTAGCCGACGTTCTCGGCGACGGTCATGTTGGGAAACAGCGAGTACGACTGGAATACGATGCCGAATCCGCGTTTGCGCGCAGGCAGCGCGCTCAGGTCGCGTCCGCCCAGTGTGATCGTGCCGTGGTCAAACGGCAGCAGCCCCGCCACGATGCGCAACAAGGTGGTCTTGCCGCAGCCGCTGGGGCCGAGCAGACAGACAAATTCGTGTTCGCCTACAGATAGATCGATATCTTCCAGCGCCACCGACGCGTCGAAGGTTTTCCGTATCCCACGCAATTCCAGATACATGGCGTCTCCACGATGGTTTGCGGCCGGCGTGCCGGCCGCAAACGCATCAGCGCTTGATGGTGTCCTGCCAGGTTTTAATCGTGGCGTCCCGCTCGGCGGCGGATTGCTGGAAGTTCACGGGATACAGCACGGCGGTCAGGTCTTTAGGCAGACCCGCTGCTTCCGCGGCCTTGTTGGGGGCGGCGCCGGGGATCGTCACCAGCTCTTTGTATTTGCTGTAGAGGCCGCCGGCCTGCGCGGACAGCGTCCAGTCCAGAAAGCGTTTGGCATCGGCTGGATTTTTGGCCGTTTTCATCAAGCCGGATGCTTCGAGCTCATAGCCTACCCATTTCGACGGAATCACCATCTTGACGGGGAAGCCTTCTTCGATGGACTGCATGGCGGGAAAGGCGAAGGACACGCCAATGGCGTATTCGCCAGCGCGCGCCATCTTGCAGGGCCGTGAACCCGACGGCGTGTATTGCGCCACGTTTTTGTCCAGATCCTTCAAGAGCGCCCAGCCTTTTTCCGGACCCATGCCCTGCAATAGCGCGACGATCTGTAGATATCCCGTGCCCGATGCGGCGGGGCTTGGAATAACGATCTCGCCTTTGTACTCAGGCTTGGTCAGATCTTCCCACGAAGTGGGCATGGGCAAATTCTTGGATTTCAGCCGGTCGGTGTTGACACAGAAGGCCGCGACATAACCCGTGGCGGCAAACCATTTGTTGTCCGCACCCTTGTATTGGGCGGGCAAGGCATCAATGCCTTTGGCCGCATAAGGCTCCAGCAGATTCTGTAGCCGCGGGTCCAGCATATTGCTGACGGCAAATCCCCAGATGACATCTTGCTGCGGGTTGGATGCCTCGGCGATAAGACGGGCGCCCAGGTCGCCGGTAGACAGGCGCAAGACGTTGACCTTCACGTCCGGCATGGCCGCATTGGCCGCCTTGAGATAGGCGGCGATCTCGTCTTCTTCAAGGGCGGTGTAGACGGTGATGGGGCCCGCGTGAGCGGCTTGCGCACAACCTAGGGAAATTACTGCAACCACAAAGCTAAGCTTCTTCATACATTGCATGATGGAACTCCGGTGGGAATACACGGCAACGGTGAGCGACTTATGCGGACGGCGACCCGCCTGAATCCAGGGCGTGGTTGCAGTTTTAAGTATATTTGCAAATTTGTGGCAACGTGTCTAGACTGGAAAAACCCCTGGGAGCGCATTGATGCAAACGTCTCCGCCGCTGTCGGCGCAACAACTGGCCGAGTTTTCCTCGTTCGCACAGACCTTGGCGGATCGCGTCCGCCCCTTGTCGCGCAAGTGGTTCCGCCATGCGCTGTCGATCGACACCAAGGCGGACGCCAGTCCGGTGACCCAGGCGGACAGGGAAGTTGAAGCGGCCTTGCGCGAGGCGATCACCCAGCGCTATCCAGACCATGGAATTTTCGGCGAAGAATTCGGCGCCTTGCATGCCGAAGCCGAACTGGTGTGGTCCCTTGATCCTATCGATGGCACGCGTGCTTTCATCTCCGGCAATCCTCTATGGGGCACCTTGTTGGCCCTTTTGCATCAGGGCAAGCCGGTGCTGGGCGTCATCGATATCCCCATGCTTGAAGAACGCTGGATAGGCGCGGCGGCCTCGCCCGCCCGTCTGAACGGAGAGATCTGCCGCGTCAGCGCCTGTACCGAGTTGCGCCACGCCATCCTGTACGCCACGTCGCCCGATATCTTTGAAGGCGCGGAACTGGCGGGATTCAATGCCCTGGCCGAGGCCGCGCGTATGCGGCGATTTGGCGGTGACTGCTACAGCTATGGCCTCTTGGCCAGCGGCCACGTCGACCTGGTGGTCGAAGCCGGCCTGCAACCCTATGACTATCTGGCGCTGATGCCCGTGATTGAAGGTGCGGGCGGCGTCATTACCGATTGGTCGGGGCAGCCGCTATGCCTCGAATCCCTGGGCCGCGTCGTCGCGGCCGCCACACCGCAACTGCATCGCCAGGCGATGCGCGTGCTGGGGGCGGCCCTGACCTGAACGCCGCGCCGCCCGCCCGCAGGACAACGCAACGCTTCAGTCACAAGGTGAACAAGCATGCATGCACTAGGGGTAGCAACGGTGGAAGACGCAGAGCGGTTGGTGCAAGCCAGCCCGCTCTCGCATATCAAGGTGGGCTTGTCCGACATAGACGGCGTCATGTTGGGCAAGTACTTGCGGCGCGACAAGTTCCTGAGCGCGCTGCGTTCAGGGCTGGCGTTCTGCGATGTGGTGTTGGGCTGGGATCTGGATGACCAGCTCTACGACAACACCAAGTACACCGGCTGGCACACCGCCTACCCCGATGCAAAGCTGCGGATTTTGCCGCATACCGGCCGCAGGCTGCCGCTGGAGCAAGGGCCGGGCGGCGAAGACATGTTGCTGTTCCTGGCCGAATTCGAAGGGGATGCGGGCGCTATCTGCCCGCGGCGGCTGCTGCATCGCACGTTGGACCGCGCTGCGGGCATGGGTTTTGACGTGTATGCCGCGCTGGAATACGAGTTTTTCATGTTCCGCGAAACGCCGCACTCTGTGCGCGCCAAAGGCTATCGCAATCTTGAGAACTGGACGCCCGGCAATTTCGGATACTCCGTGTTGCGCAGCACCGTCGAGGGCGACTTCTATCGCAAGCTGCTGGACATGTGCGAGCGCATGGACATGCCTATCGAAGGCCTGCACACCGAGACGGGGCCAGGCGTGCTGGAAGCCGCGCTTGCGGTGGATCTGGCGGCCGCTGCCGGCGACAAGGCATTCCTGTTCAAGACCTTTACCAAGGCGCTTGCGCAGCAGAATGGCTTGATGGCGACCTTCATGGCCAAGTGGTCGCACGATCATCCAGGCCAGAGCGGTCACATTCACCTGTCTTTACGCGACAAGAAAAGTGGACGTTCCGCTTTTTTTGACGAGTCTCAGCCGCACGGGATGAGCGCCGTGCAATCGGCTTTCATGGCGGGTGTGCAACGCTACTTGCCGGAATTCATGGCGCTGTATGCGCAGACCATCAATAGCTATTCGCGTCTGGTGCCTGGTTACTGGGCGCCGCTGGATGCAACCTGGGGCATGGAGAACCGCACCACTGCGTTGCGGCTCATTCCCGGTGGCGACAAATCGCAGCGTGTCGAGGTGCGCATAGGTTCGGCCGACGCCAATCCCTATTTGGCCTTATCAGCCGCTCTCGCCTCGGGACTGTATGGCATCGAGCAGGGCCTCAAGCCCGAGCCCATCGTGCACGGCAATGCCTACACACAGCAGTTCCCCAGCCATCTGCGTCTACCCACCACGTTGTGGGAAGCGGCCCAGCGACTGCGTGAATCGGACGCCGCGCGTCACCTGTTTGGCGATGCTTTCGTCGAACACTATGTCGCCACGCGGGAATGGGAAGAAAGACAGTTCAGGCGCCACGTCACTGATTGGGAGTTGGCGCGCTATTTCGAAATCATCTAAGCGTCGGCCGAACCGATGCCAGATCAACCGCTTGCATAGGGCCGCCATGACCCAGGAACTCATCACCATCAGTCCCATCGACGGGCGCGAGGTTGTTCGCCGCGCCTACGCCAGCGAGACGCAGATTGCGCAGGCGCTGGCAAACGCGCAGTCCGCGCAACCCGCGTGGCATGCGTTGGGCGTGCAGGAACGGGGACGTCTTGTGTCGGCGGCCGTCGACCGATTTGTGGAAGCGCGAGACGAGATCGCGCGCGCCATCACCATCCAGATGGGCCGGCCCTTGCGTTACACGCCGGGCGAGGTGGCGGGCTTTGAGGCGCGCGCGCGGCACATGATCGCCATTGCGGACGAGGCGCTGGCGCCGATTCCAGCGCCGCCGCAGGCAGGTTTTAACCGCTACATCAGCCGGGAACCCATCGGCGTCGCGCTGACCATCGCGCCGTGGAACTACCCCCTGCTGACGGCAGTGAACAGCATTGTTCCGGCGTTGATGGCAGGCAACACCGTCATCCTCAAGCATTCCGACCAGACGCCGCTATGTGCTGAATTGATTGAACGCGCATTTCGCGACGCGGGCCTGCCTAAAGGCGTATTCCAGTATGTGCATGCCTCGCACGAGATTGTGCAGCGAATGATACGCGCCCCTGAGATCGGTTATGTGTCCTTCACGGGTTCTGTACGCGGTGGACGCAATGTCGAGGAAAGCGCGGCAGGGCGGTTCATCGGCGTGGGTCTGGAGCTAGGCGGCAATGATCCCGCCTACGTGCGGGCCGACGCCAAGATCGAGCATGCCGTTGAAACGCTGGTGGACGGCGCCTTCTTCAATTCCGGGCAATCCTGCTGCGGTATTCAGCGCATCTATGTGGCCAAGCCGCTGTACGACGAATTCATTGAGCGCGCCGAGGCCTTGACGCGCGCTTATGTGCTGGGAAATCCGCTGCATGCCGATACTACGTTGGGGCCGGTCGTCCGAACGCGCGCCGCGGCTGAGATCCGCGGCATCATCGCCGAAGCTGTTTCAGCTGGCGCACAAAATATGATAGATCCCTCGCATTTCAAAGAAGCGAGTGAAAGCTCGCCTTATGTCGCGCCGGCCTTGCTAACGCGAGTAAACCATCATATGCGTATCATGAACGATGAGTGCTTTGGCCCTGTCGTTGGAATCATGCCTGTGGATAACGATGAAGAGGCGATCGCATTGATGAATGACAGCCCGTATGGGCTCACCGCTGCGGTGTTCACGCAAGATGAAGATGCCGCGCTGCGTATTGGCAGGCAGGTTCGCACAGGCACGTTCTTCATGAACCGGTGCGACTATCTGGACCCGGCGTTGGCCTGGACCGGCGTTAAGAACACAGGGCGTGGCGTATCGTTGTCCGCAGTGGGATACGAACAACTCACGCAAGCCAAATCCTTTCATCTGCGCAGCGTCTGACAAGACGGTTACAGGAAACGAGCCATGACAGTGCCCAGCGTAAATTGGAACTACCCGACGGCGATCAAGGCCGGTCCAGGCCGTATCAAAGAGCTGCCGGACTGGTGCCGGGAATTGGGTATGACGCGGCCTTTGCTCGTGACAGATCCGGGCCTGGCGGCGTTGCCGATGATCGGCGACGCGGTGCGCGCGTGCCGCCAGTCGGGTCTCGAATGCGGCTTGTTCCATGAGATCAAAGGCAATC of Achromobacter seleniivolatilans contains these proteins:
- a CDS encoding glutamine synthetase family protein, with translation MHALGVATVEDAERLVQASPLSHIKVGLSDIDGVMLGKYLRRDKFLSALRSGLAFCDVVLGWDLDDQLYDNTKYTGWHTAYPDAKLRILPHTGRRLPLEQGPGGEDMLLFLAEFEGDAGAICPRRLLHRTLDRAAGMGFDVYAALEYEFFMFRETPHSVRAKGYRNLENWTPGNFGYSVLRSTVEGDFYRKLLDMCERMDMPIEGLHTETGPGVLEAALAVDLAAAAGDKAFLFKTFTKALAQQNGLMATFMAKWSHDHPGQSGHIHLSLRDKKSGRSAFFDESQPHGMSAVQSAFMAGVQRYLPEFMALYAQTINSYSRLVPGYWAPLDATWGMENRTTALRLIPGGDKSQRVEVRIGSADANPYLALSAALASGLYGIEQGLKPEPIVHGNAYTQQFPSHLRLPTTLWEAAQRLRESDAARHLFGDAFVEHYVATREWEERQFRRHVTDWELARYFEII
- a CDS encoding aldehyde dehydrogenase family protein, yielding MTQELITISPIDGREVVRRAYASETQIAQALANAQSAQPAWHALGVQERGRLVSAAVDRFVEARDEIARAITIQMGRPLRYTPGEVAGFEARARHMIAIADEALAPIPAPPQAGFNRYISREPIGVALTIAPWNYPLLTAVNSIVPALMAGNTVILKHSDQTPLCAELIERAFRDAGLPKGVFQYVHASHEIVQRMIRAPEIGYVSFTGSVRGGRNVEESAAGRFIGVGLELGGNDPAYVRADAKIEHAVETLVDGAFFNSGQSCCGIQRIYVAKPLYDEFIERAEALTRAYVLGNPLHADTTLGPVVRTRAAAEIRGIIAEAVSAGAQNMIDPSHFKEASESSPYVAPALLTRVNHHMRIMNDECFGPVVGIMPVDNDEEAIALMNDSPYGLTAAVFTQDEDAALRIGRQVRTGTFFMNRCDYLDPALAWTGVKNTGRGVSLSAVGYEQLTQAKSFHLRSV